A single window of Channa argus isolate prfri chromosome 2, Channa argus male v1.0, whole genome shotgun sequence DNA harbors:
- the kifc3 gene encoding kinesin-like protein KIFC3 isoform X4, which translates to MFSTRKTWDLGHGSCLQEFWKKDLSLDASSVDFLMSDEDDGSFLSLPTAAFSQRPSLTAELNESNSLSEPLLIQTLQDKVCEFQARLRSEEVTRHLLLQQLQQHNIQQETCVGGGGFGTPQQEEEQSLVPPNGVRVLQAGEQPTDCLSCPEEEQLVTRLRTQVEELEEKLFDQTQEVERLRSELGATDLEKQLELLLVENERLKQELKSCRSSELQKLGAAAETCSCSHCPYSQDAESLRREVSRWESQARQREWRLAELERELLEKSSRVEALQQQLDESTRQLEESRRRQEETEKKLALRLQECEEELARQAATPPRVKFVTHTVEVESADSQRALVDTQTKNAALHDQLSVQRQLLRELETQLHESQRTCAQLRTQILVYEGEMERAHGQLEVEMQNLEEEKNREIKEAFIRAESEMKAVHENLAGVRMKMLSLQRALRTLTSDYKCLKRQVQDFPFMLDKAITEAKQEICQVISDVSNTNQELLRKYRREMNLRKKCHNELVRLKGNIRVFCRVRPVSQEEQDSADAKTMLSFDSDDDAILYLSNKGKIMNFELDKVFPPQATQEEVFQEVQALVTSCIDGFNVCIFAYGQTGSGKTYTMEGVAEDPGINQRALRLLFSEVTEKAPDWDYRITVSMVEIYNEMLRNLLGETPTDKLDIKMNPDGSGQLYVPGLTEFTVQSPEDINRVFELGHMNRATACTNLNEHSSRSHALLIITVAGFNSATGTRTQGKLNLVDLAGSERIGKSGAEGSRLREAQCINKSLSALGDVINALRSKHSHVPFRNSRLTYLLQDSLSGDSKTLMMVQVSPLPANMSESVCSLKFAQRVRSVELSSSSSRRLENSSTSSSPTHDSVELDSPPVTPVPLPISRASSAGSTLSSASRTPSGSRRRSQSQLSTDRQVDRASPLVGDSGQDD; encoded by the exons ATGTTCAGCACAAGAAAGACCTGGGACCTCGGCCACGGCAGCTGCCTGCAGGAGTTCTGGAAGAAGGACCTCTCATTGGATG CAAGCTCAGTGGACTTTTTGATGAGTGATGAAGATGACGGCTCCTTCCTGTCTTTGCCCACCGCTGCCTTCTCACAGCGCCCATCTCTGACCGCAGAGCTCAACGAATCAAACTCACTCAGTGAGCCGCTGCTCATCCAG ACTCTACAGGATAAAGTGTGTGAGTTTCAGGCTCGTCTTCGCTCTGAAGAAGTCACTCGGCACCTGCTGCTCCAGCAGCTACAACAGCACAACATCCAGCAGGAGACCTGTGTAGGGGGCGGAGGTTTTGGGACGccgcagcaggaggaggagcagtCATTGGTGCCACCTAACG GTGTCAGGGTGCTGCAGGCTGGTGAGCAGCCTACAGATTGTCTCAGCTGTCCAGAAGAAGAGCAGCTCGTAACTCGGCTGCGCACACAG gtggaggagctggaggagaagCTGTTTGATCAGACTCAGGAGGTGGAGAGACTTCGCTCTGAACTG GGGGCGACAGACCTGGAGAAGCAGCTGGAGCTGCTGTTGGTGGAGAACGAGCGTCTGAAGCAGGAGCTGAAGTCATGCCGAAGCTCAGAGCTTCAGAAGCTCGGCGCTGCTGCAGAgacctgcagctgcagccattGCCCATacagtcag GATGCGGAGTCCCTGCGGAGGGAGGTGTCCCGCTGGGAGAGCCAGGCCCGTCAGAGGGAGTGGAGACTGGCTGAGCTGGAGCGGGAGCTGCTGGAAAAAAGCTCCAGGGTGGAGGCTCTCCAACAGCAGCTGGACGAGTCCACCCGGCAGCTGGAGGAGTCGAGGCGAAGGCAGGAAGAGACTGAGAAGAAACTGGCCCTCCGGCTGCAGGAGTGTGAGGAGGAGCTGGCCAGACAGGCAGCAACACCCCCCAGAGTCAAG TTTGTGACTCATACGGTGGAAGTGGAGTCAGCTGACTCTCAGAGAGCTCTGGTGGACACGCAGACGAAGAACGCCGCCCTGCACGATCAGCTGTCTGTGCAGAGGCAGCTGCTGAGAGAGCTGGAAACACAGCTGCACGAGTCGCAGAGGACGTGCGCTCAGCTAAGAACGCAG ATCTTGGTGTACGAAGGAGAGATGGAGCGAGCTCATGGTCAGCTCGAAGTGGAGATGCAGaacctggaggaggagaagaaccGAGAGATCAAGGAGGCGTTCATCAGAGCTGAGAGCGAGATGAAGGCCGTCCACGAGAACCTGGCAG GTGTGCGTATGAAGATGCTGAGTCTGCAGCGAGCCCTCAGGACCCTGACCAGTGACTACAAGTGTCTGAAGAGGCAGGTGCAGGATTTCCCCTTCATGCTGGACAAAGCCATCACTGAGGCGAAGCAGGAG atCTGTCAGGTGATCAGTGACGTGAGCAACACAAACCAGGAGCTGCTGAGAAAATACAGGAGAGAGATGAATCTGAGGAAGAAATGTCACAACGAGCTGGTTCGACTCAAAG GCAACATCCGTGTTTTCTGTCGTGTCCGGCCGGTCAGTCAGGAGGAGCAGGACTCCGCCGATGCTAAAACCATGCTGAGCTTCGACTCGGACGATGACGCCATCCTCTACCTCTCCAACAAGGGAAAAATCATGAACTTCGAACTGGACAAAGTCTTCCCTCCGCAGGCTACGCAGGAAGAG GTCTTTCAGGAGGTCCAGGCTCTGGTCACCTCCTGTATCGACGGCTTTAACGTCTGCATCTTTGCCTACGGACAGACCGGCTCTGGGAAAACCTACACCATGGAG GGTGTGGCCGAAGACCCCGGCATTAACCAGCGAGCCCTACGCCTGCTGTTTTCCGAGGTGACGGAGAAAGCCCCAGACTGGGACTACAGGATCACCGTCAGCATGGTGGAGATCTACAACGAGATGCTTCG AAACCTGCTTGGGGAGACTCCCACCGACAAACTCGACATCAAAATGAACCCAGACGGCAGTGGACAGCTCTACGTCCCCGGACTGACTGAGTTTACAGTGCAGAGCCCTGAGGATATAAACAGG gTGTTTGAGTTGGGTCACATGAACAGAGCGACAGCCTGCACTAACCTGAATGAACACAGCTCTCGATCTCATGCTCTGCTCATCATCACAGTGGCAGGATTCAACTCTGCCACAGGAACCCGCACACAAg GTAAGCTGAACCTGGTGGACCTTGCGGGGTCAGAGAGGATTGGTAAGTCTGGTGCAGAGGGAAGTCGTCTCCGAGAGGCTCAGTGCATCAACAAATCTCTGTCGGCGCTTGGCGATGTCATCAATGCTCTGCGCAGCAAACATTCCCACGTCCCATTCAGAAACTCCCGTCTCACCTACCTGCTGCAGGACTCCCTGAGCGGGGACAGCAAGACCCTGATGATGGTGCAG GTGTCCCCGCTGCCCGCTAACATGAGTGAATCAGTCTGCTCGCTGAAGTTTGCTCAGCGCGTTCGCAGCGTGGAGCTCAGCTCCTCGTCCTCCAGGAGACTGGAGAACTCGTCCACCTCATCCTCGCCCACGCACGACAGCGTCGAG CTGGACTCTCCTCCAGTGACCCCGGTTCCTCTCCCCATCTCCCGGGCCAGCAGCGCCGGCTCCACCCTGTCCTCGGCCTCCAGAACTCCCAGTGGCTCTCGCAGGAGGTCCCAGTCCCAGCTCTCCACAG ACAGGCAGGTAGACAGAGCCAGCCCATTGGTGGGGGACAGTGGGCAG GACGACTGA
- the kifc3 gene encoding kinesin-like protein KIFC3 isoform X5, with protein MIILLLLLSASSVDFLMSDEDDGSFLSLPTAAFSQRPSLTAELNESNSLSEPLLIQTLQDKVCEFQARLRSEEVTRHLLLQQLQQHNIQQETCVGGGGFGTPQQEEEQSLVPPNGVRVLQAGEQPTDCLSCPEEEQLVTRLRTQVEELEEKLFDQTQEVERLRSELGATDLEKQLELLLVENERLKQELKSCRSSELQKLGAAAETCSCSHCPYSQDAESLRREVSRWESQARQREWRLAELERELLEKSSRVEALQQQLDESTRQLEESRRRQEETEKKLALRLQECEEELARQAATPPRVKFVTHTVEVESADSQRALVDTQTKNAALHDQLSVQRQLLRELETQLHESQRTCAQLRTQILVYEGEMERAHGQLEVEMQNLEEEKNREIKEAFIRAESEMKAVHENLAGVRMKMLSLQRALRTLTSDYKCLKRQVQDFPFMLDKAITEAKQEICQVISDVSNTNQELLRKYRREMNLRKKCHNELVRLKGNIRVFCRVRPVSQEEQDSADAKTMLSFDSDDDAILYLSNKGKIMNFELDKVFPPQATQEEVFQEVQALVTSCIDGFNVCIFAYGQTGSGKTYTMEGVAEDPGINQRALRLLFSEVTEKAPDWDYRITVSMVEIYNEMLRNLLGETPTDKLDIKMNPDGSGQLYVPGLTEFTVQSPEDINRVFELGHMNRATACTNLNEHSSRSHALLIITVAGFNSATGTRTQGKLNLVDLAGSERIGKSGAEGSRLREAQCINKSLSALGDVINALRSKHSHVPFRNSRLTYLLQDSLSGDSKTLMMVQVSPLPANMSESVCSLKFAQRVRSVELSSSSSRRLENSSTSSSPTHDSVELDSPPVTPVPLPISRASSAGSTLSSASRTPSGSRRRSQSQLSTDRQVDRASPLVGDSGQDD; from the exons CAAGCTCAGTGGACTTTTTGATGAGTGATGAAGATGACGGCTCCTTCCTGTCTTTGCCCACCGCTGCCTTCTCACAGCGCCCATCTCTGACCGCAGAGCTCAACGAATCAAACTCACTCAGTGAGCCGCTGCTCATCCAG ACTCTACAGGATAAAGTGTGTGAGTTTCAGGCTCGTCTTCGCTCTGAAGAAGTCACTCGGCACCTGCTGCTCCAGCAGCTACAACAGCACAACATCCAGCAGGAGACCTGTGTAGGGGGCGGAGGTTTTGGGACGccgcagcaggaggaggagcagtCATTGGTGCCACCTAACG GTGTCAGGGTGCTGCAGGCTGGTGAGCAGCCTACAGATTGTCTCAGCTGTCCAGAAGAAGAGCAGCTCGTAACTCGGCTGCGCACACAG gtggaggagctggaggagaagCTGTTTGATCAGACTCAGGAGGTGGAGAGACTTCGCTCTGAACTG GGGGCGACAGACCTGGAGAAGCAGCTGGAGCTGCTGTTGGTGGAGAACGAGCGTCTGAAGCAGGAGCTGAAGTCATGCCGAAGCTCAGAGCTTCAGAAGCTCGGCGCTGCTGCAGAgacctgcagctgcagccattGCCCATacagtcag GATGCGGAGTCCCTGCGGAGGGAGGTGTCCCGCTGGGAGAGCCAGGCCCGTCAGAGGGAGTGGAGACTGGCTGAGCTGGAGCGGGAGCTGCTGGAAAAAAGCTCCAGGGTGGAGGCTCTCCAACAGCAGCTGGACGAGTCCACCCGGCAGCTGGAGGAGTCGAGGCGAAGGCAGGAAGAGACTGAGAAGAAACTGGCCCTCCGGCTGCAGGAGTGTGAGGAGGAGCTGGCCAGACAGGCAGCAACACCCCCCAGAGTCAAG TTTGTGACTCATACGGTGGAAGTGGAGTCAGCTGACTCTCAGAGAGCTCTGGTGGACACGCAGACGAAGAACGCCGCCCTGCACGATCAGCTGTCTGTGCAGAGGCAGCTGCTGAGAGAGCTGGAAACACAGCTGCACGAGTCGCAGAGGACGTGCGCTCAGCTAAGAACGCAG ATCTTGGTGTACGAAGGAGAGATGGAGCGAGCTCATGGTCAGCTCGAAGTGGAGATGCAGaacctggaggaggagaagaaccGAGAGATCAAGGAGGCGTTCATCAGAGCTGAGAGCGAGATGAAGGCCGTCCACGAGAACCTGGCAG GTGTGCGTATGAAGATGCTGAGTCTGCAGCGAGCCCTCAGGACCCTGACCAGTGACTACAAGTGTCTGAAGAGGCAGGTGCAGGATTTCCCCTTCATGCTGGACAAAGCCATCACTGAGGCGAAGCAGGAG atCTGTCAGGTGATCAGTGACGTGAGCAACACAAACCAGGAGCTGCTGAGAAAATACAGGAGAGAGATGAATCTGAGGAAGAAATGTCACAACGAGCTGGTTCGACTCAAAG GCAACATCCGTGTTTTCTGTCGTGTCCGGCCGGTCAGTCAGGAGGAGCAGGACTCCGCCGATGCTAAAACCATGCTGAGCTTCGACTCGGACGATGACGCCATCCTCTACCTCTCCAACAAGGGAAAAATCATGAACTTCGAACTGGACAAAGTCTTCCCTCCGCAGGCTACGCAGGAAGAG GTCTTTCAGGAGGTCCAGGCTCTGGTCACCTCCTGTATCGACGGCTTTAACGTCTGCATCTTTGCCTACGGACAGACCGGCTCTGGGAAAACCTACACCATGGAG GGTGTGGCCGAAGACCCCGGCATTAACCAGCGAGCCCTACGCCTGCTGTTTTCCGAGGTGACGGAGAAAGCCCCAGACTGGGACTACAGGATCACCGTCAGCATGGTGGAGATCTACAACGAGATGCTTCG AAACCTGCTTGGGGAGACTCCCACCGACAAACTCGACATCAAAATGAACCCAGACGGCAGTGGACAGCTCTACGTCCCCGGACTGACTGAGTTTACAGTGCAGAGCCCTGAGGATATAAACAGG gTGTTTGAGTTGGGTCACATGAACAGAGCGACAGCCTGCACTAACCTGAATGAACACAGCTCTCGATCTCATGCTCTGCTCATCATCACAGTGGCAGGATTCAACTCTGCCACAGGAACCCGCACACAAg GTAAGCTGAACCTGGTGGACCTTGCGGGGTCAGAGAGGATTGGTAAGTCTGGTGCAGAGGGAAGTCGTCTCCGAGAGGCTCAGTGCATCAACAAATCTCTGTCGGCGCTTGGCGATGTCATCAATGCTCTGCGCAGCAAACATTCCCACGTCCCATTCAGAAACTCCCGTCTCACCTACCTGCTGCAGGACTCCCTGAGCGGGGACAGCAAGACCCTGATGATGGTGCAG GTGTCCCCGCTGCCCGCTAACATGAGTGAATCAGTCTGCTCGCTGAAGTTTGCTCAGCGCGTTCGCAGCGTGGAGCTCAGCTCCTCGTCCTCCAGGAGACTGGAGAACTCGTCCACCTCATCCTCGCCCACGCACGACAGCGTCGAG CTGGACTCTCCTCCAGTGACCCCGGTTCCTCTCCCCATCTCCCGGGCCAGCAGCGCCGGCTCCACCCTGTCCTCGGCCTCCAGAACTCCCAGTGGCTCTCGCAGGAGGTCCCAGTCCCAGCTCTCCACAG ACAGGCAGGTAGACAGAGCCAGCCCATTGGTGGGGGACAGTGGGCAG GACGACTGA
- the kifc3 gene encoding kinesin-like protein KIFC3 isoform X6 → MSDEDDGSFLSLPTAAFSQRPSLTAELNESNSLSEPLLIQTLQDKVCEFQARLRSEEVTRHLLLQQLQQHNIQQETCVGGGGFGTPQQEEEQSLVPPNGVRVLQAGEQPTDCLSCPEEEQLVTRLRTQVEELEEKLFDQTQEVERLRSELGATDLEKQLELLLVENERLKQELKSCRSSELQKLGAAAETCSCSHCPYSQDAESLRREVSRWESQARQREWRLAELERELLEKSSRVEALQQQLDESTRQLEESRRRQEETEKKLALRLQECEEELARQAATPPRVKFVTHTVEVESADSQRALVDTQTKNAALHDQLSVQRQLLRELETQLHESQRTCAQLRTQILVYEGEMERAHGQLEVEMQNLEEEKNREIKEAFIRAESEMKAVHENLAGVRMKMLSLQRALRTLTSDYKCLKRQVQDFPFMLDKAITEAKQEICQVISDVSNTNQELLRKYRREMNLRKKCHNELVRLKGNIRVFCRVRPVSQEEQDSADAKTMLSFDSDDDAILYLSNKGKIMNFELDKVFPPQATQEEVFQEVQALVTSCIDGFNVCIFAYGQTGSGKTYTMEGVAEDPGINQRALRLLFSEVTEKAPDWDYRITVSMVEIYNEMLRNLLGETPTDKLDIKMNPDGSGQLYVPGLTEFTVQSPEDINRVFELGHMNRATACTNLNEHSSRSHALLIITVAGFNSATGTRTQGKLNLVDLAGSERIGKSGAEGSRLREAQCINKSLSALGDVINALRSKHSHVPFRNSRLTYLLQDSLSGDSKTLMMVQVSPLPANMSESVCSLKFAQRVRSVELSSSSSRRLENSSTSSSPTHDSVELDSPPVTPVPLPISRASSAGSTLSSASRTPSGSRRRSQSQLSTDRQVDRASPLVGDSGQDD, encoded by the exons ATGAGTGATGAAGATGACGGCTCCTTCCTGTCTTTGCCCACCGCTGCCTTCTCACAGCGCCCATCTCTGACCGCAGAGCTCAACGAATCAAACTCACTCAGTGAGCCGCTGCTCATCCAG ACTCTACAGGATAAAGTGTGTGAGTTTCAGGCTCGTCTTCGCTCTGAAGAAGTCACTCGGCACCTGCTGCTCCAGCAGCTACAACAGCACAACATCCAGCAGGAGACCTGTGTAGGGGGCGGAGGTTTTGGGACGccgcagcaggaggaggagcagtCATTGGTGCCACCTAACG GTGTCAGGGTGCTGCAGGCTGGTGAGCAGCCTACAGATTGTCTCAGCTGTCCAGAAGAAGAGCAGCTCGTAACTCGGCTGCGCACACAG gtggaggagctggaggagaagCTGTTTGATCAGACTCAGGAGGTGGAGAGACTTCGCTCTGAACTG GGGGCGACAGACCTGGAGAAGCAGCTGGAGCTGCTGTTGGTGGAGAACGAGCGTCTGAAGCAGGAGCTGAAGTCATGCCGAAGCTCAGAGCTTCAGAAGCTCGGCGCTGCTGCAGAgacctgcagctgcagccattGCCCATacagtcag GATGCGGAGTCCCTGCGGAGGGAGGTGTCCCGCTGGGAGAGCCAGGCCCGTCAGAGGGAGTGGAGACTGGCTGAGCTGGAGCGGGAGCTGCTGGAAAAAAGCTCCAGGGTGGAGGCTCTCCAACAGCAGCTGGACGAGTCCACCCGGCAGCTGGAGGAGTCGAGGCGAAGGCAGGAAGAGACTGAGAAGAAACTGGCCCTCCGGCTGCAGGAGTGTGAGGAGGAGCTGGCCAGACAGGCAGCAACACCCCCCAGAGTCAAG TTTGTGACTCATACGGTGGAAGTGGAGTCAGCTGACTCTCAGAGAGCTCTGGTGGACACGCAGACGAAGAACGCCGCCCTGCACGATCAGCTGTCTGTGCAGAGGCAGCTGCTGAGAGAGCTGGAAACACAGCTGCACGAGTCGCAGAGGACGTGCGCTCAGCTAAGAACGCAG ATCTTGGTGTACGAAGGAGAGATGGAGCGAGCTCATGGTCAGCTCGAAGTGGAGATGCAGaacctggaggaggagaagaaccGAGAGATCAAGGAGGCGTTCATCAGAGCTGAGAGCGAGATGAAGGCCGTCCACGAGAACCTGGCAG GTGTGCGTATGAAGATGCTGAGTCTGCAGCGAGCCCTCAGGACCCTGACCAGTGACTACAAGTGTCTGAAGAGGCAGGTGCAGGATTTCCCCTTCATGCTGGACAAAGCCATCACTGAGGCGAAGCAGGAG atCTGTCAGGTGATCAGTGACGTGAGCAACACAAACCAGGAGCTGCTGAGAAAATACAGGAGAGAGATGAATCTGAGGAAGAAATGTCACAACGAGCTGGTTCGACTCAAAG GCAACATCCGTGTTTTCTGTCGTGTCCGGCCGGTCAGTCAGGAGGAGCAGGACTCCGCCGATGCTAAAACCATGCTGAGCTTCGACTCGGACGATGACGCCATCCTCTACCTCTCCAACAAGGGAAAAATCATGAACTTCGAACTGGACAAAGTCTTCCCTCCGCAGGCTACGCAGGAAGAG GTCTTTCAGGAGGTCCAGGCTCTGGTCACCTCCTGTATCGACGGCTTTAACGTCTGCATCTTTGCCTACGGACAGACCGGCTCTGGGAAAACCTACACCATGGAG GGTGTGGCCGAAGACCCCGGCATTAACCAGCGAGCCCTACGCCTGCTGTTTTCCGAGGTGACGGAGAAAGCCCCAGACTGGGACTACAGGATCACCGTCAGCATGGTGGAGATCTACAACGAGATGCTTCG AAACCTGCTTGGGGAGACTCCCACCGACAAACTCGACATCAAAATGAACCCAGACGGCAGTGGACAGCTCTACGTCCCCGGACTGACTGAGTTTACAGTGCAGAGCCCTGAGGATATAAACAGG gTGTTTGAGTTGGGTCACATGAACAGAGCGACAGCCTGCACTAACCTGAATGAACACAGCTCTCGATCTCATGCTCTGCTCATCATCACAGTGGCAGGATTCAACTCTGCCACAGGAACCCGCACACAAg GTAAGCTGAACCTGGTGGACCTTGCGGGGTCAGAGAGGATTGGTAAGTCTGGTGCAGAGGGAAGTCGTCTCCGAGAGGCTCAGTGCATCAACAAATCTCTGTCGGCGCTTGGCGATGTCATCAATGCTCTGCGCAGCAAACATTCCCACGTCCCATTCAGAAACTCCCGTCTCACCTACCTGCTGCAGGACTCCCTGAGCGGGGACAGCAAGACCCTGATGATGGTGCAG GTGTCCCCGCTGCCCGCTAACATGAGTGAATCAGTCTGCTCGCTGAAGTTTGCTCAGCGCGTTCGCAGCGTGGAGCTCAGCTCCTCGTCCTCCAGGAGACTGGAGAACTCGTCCACCTCATCCTCGCCCACGCACGACAGCGTCGAG CTGGACTCTCCTCCAGTGACCCCGGTTCCTCTCCCCATCTCCCGGGCCAGCAGCGCCGGCTCCACCCTGTCCTCGGCCTCCAGAACTCCCAGTGGCTCTCGCAGGAGGTCCCAGTCCCAGCTCTCCACAG ACAGGCAGGTAGACAGAGCCAGCCCATTGGTGGGGGACAGTGGGCAG GACGACTGA